In Drosophila yakuba strain Tai18E2 chromosome 2R, Prin_Dyak_Tai18E2_2.1, whole genome shotgun sequence, a single genomic region encodes these proteins:
- the LOC6530471 gene encoding atypical protein kinase C isoform X11, translating into MWLGKNPFIIFPNVPQAPGLSCDGEDRSIYRRGARRWRKLYRVNGHIFQAKRFNRRAFCAYCQDRIWGLGRQGFKCIQCKLLVHKKCHKLVQKHCTDQPEPLVKERAEESSDPMPVPLPPLPYEAMGGGADACESHDHAHIVAPPPPEDPLEPGTQRQYSLNDFELIRVIGRGSYAKVLMVELRRTRRIYAMKVIKKALVTDDEDIDWVQTEKHVFETASNHPFLVGLHSCFQTPSRLFFVIEFVRGGDLMYHMQRQRRLPEEHARFYAAEISLALNFLHEKGIIYRDLKLDNVLLDHEGHIKLTDYGMCKEGIRSGDTTSTFCGTPNYIAPEILRGEDYGFSVDWWALGVLLYEMLAGRSPFDLAGASENPDQNTEDYLFQVILEKTIRIPRSLSVRAASVLKGFLNKNPADRLGCHRESAFMDIVSHPFFKNMDWELIAQKEVQPPYIPNIDTGDPYVTSNFDVQFTQEPAVLTPDDPHVIDNIDQSEFEGFEYVNPLLMSLEDCV; encoded by the exons ATGTGGCTCGGCAAGAATCCGTTCATaa TATTCCCCAATGTTCCTCAAGCGCCGGGATTGTCCTGCGATGGCGAAGATC GCAGCATCTATCGACGCGGTGCTAGACGCTGGCGCAAGTTGTATCGCGTCAATGGACACATCTTCCAGGCCAAGCGTTTCAACCGG CGTGCTTTCTGTGCCTACTGCCAGGATCGAATCTGGGGACTGGGCCGTCAGGGTTTCAAGTGCATCCAGTGCAAGCTGCTGGTGCACAAGAAGTGCCATAAGCTGGTGCAGAAGCACTGCACCGACCAGCCGGAGCCGCTGGTCAAGGAGCGGGCGGAGGAGTCCAGTGACCCGATGCCGGTGCCTTTGCCGCCACTTCCATACGAGGCGATGGGCGGCGGAGCCGATGCCTGCGAGTCGCACGACCATGCGCACATAGTGGCGCCACCGCCACCGGAAGATCCATTGGAGCCGGGCACACAGCGCCAGTATTCGCTGAACGACTTCGAGCTGATACGGGTCATTGGACGCGGCAGCTATGCCAAGGTGCTGATGGTGGAGCTACGACGCACACGGCGCATCTACGCCATGAAGGTGATCAAGAAGGCGCTGGTCACCGACGACGAGGACATCGACTGGGTGCAAACGGAGAAGCATGTGTTCGAGACGGCCTCGAACCACCCGTTCCTGGTGGGGCTGCACTCGTGCTTCCAGACGCCCTCGCGGCTCTTCTTCGTCATCGAGTTTGTGCGCGGTGGCGATCTGATGTACCACATgcagcggcaacggcggctgccCGAGGAGCACGCCCGTTTCTATGCAGCCGAGATCAGTTTGGCGCTGAACTTCCTCCACGAGAAGGGCATCATTTATCGCGATCTGAAGCTGGACAATGTGCTGCTGGACCACGAGGGCCACATCAAGCTAACTGATTACGGCATGTGCAAGGAGGGCATCCGATCTGGGGACACCACCTCCACGTTCTGCGGCACACCCAACTACATTGCCCCTGAGATCCTGCGGGGCGAGGACTACGGTTTCTCGGTGGACTGGTGGGCACTAGGCGTCTTGCTCTACGAGATGTTGGCCGGGCGTAGTCCGTTTGATCTGGCGGGAGCCTCTGAGAATCCCGATCAG AACACTGAGGACTATCTGTTCCAAGTGATCCTGGAGAAGACCATTCGTATACCACGCTCGCTGAGCGTTCGTGCGGCCTCTGTCTTAAAAGGTTTCCTCAACAAGAATCCCGCTGACCGTTTGGGCTGCCATCGAGAGTCCGCGTTCATGGATATCGTCAGCCATCCCTTCTTTAAGAATATGGATTGGGAATTG ATAGCTCAAAAGGAGGTGCAACCGCCTTATATACCCAACATAGACACGGGAGATCCGTATGTGACAAGCAATTTTGATGTGCAATTTACCCAAGAACCGGCTGTGCTAACGCCAGATGATCC TCATGTCATTGACAACATCGATCAATCCGAGTTCGAGGGTTTTGAGTATGTGAACCCCTTGCTGATGTCTCTGGAGGATTGCGTCTGA
- the LOC6530471 gene encoding atypical protein kinase C isoform X2, whose product MAWGYWSATTVDRGRSPRRLTQCAPLPVNIVQQEEEEEQPCLPQQQQQQAQQQQQSQTCPSTPSANQQGSGNLCYSPTCRSRCSSPCPGSPCGSITPPPPPMLTSSQQHLHSNKNCPAAQQLMTHLDYAARRQSLDQLDSPQSKYFDIQANQLSDIMCRGAVVSSIQSANNTLTRGVSMHSRSGSAHGSHHGSHHSHSHHGSAHGSLGCLQGGVGVGVGVGTGSTGSIGMMSAGHIDTGDYDVPHPHPYTHHYMQTTASVTPPHTSLSRPGSAGAVCQGHDSGSDSSQGCGGSIMGGMLVMGHPGHMGSLGHHSAGSGSLGRCSSRCHNTNTTTTDDSGGGSSGGGGVPGTMSSASMAVGMPGMLMDYHHSHHSGSAGSGLNGCGGGSIAGGSIGGRSSVLGTIHNGHGHHHQQYHHECIHYERLPIPVPIPTVPMGVAPPSQQMSQHQLQSEEEIEPAYATVFPNVPQAPGLSCDGEDRSIYRRGARRWRKLYRVNGHIFQAKRFNRRAFCAYCQDRIWGLGRQGFKCIQCKLLVHKKCHKLVQKHCTDQPEPLVKERAEESSDPMPVPLPPLPYEAMGGGADACESHDHAHIVAPPPPEDPLEPGTQRQYSLNDFELIRVIGRGSYAKVLMVELRRTRRIYAMKVIKKALVTDDEDIDWVQTEKHVFETASNHPFLVGLHSCFQTPSRLFFVIEFVRGGDLMYHMQRQRRLPEEHARFYAAEISLALNFLHEKGIIYRDLKLDNVLLDHEGHIKLTDYGMCKEGIRSGDTTSTFCGTPNYIAPEILRGEDYGFSVDWWALGVLLYEMLAGRSPFDLAGASENPDQNTEDYLFQVILEKTIRIPRSLSVRAASVLKGFLNKNPADRLGCHRESAFMDIVSHPFFKNMDWELLERKQVTPPFKPRLDSDRDLANFPPEFTGEAVQLTPDDDHVIDNIDQSEFEGFEYVNPLLMSLEDCV is encoded by the exons ATGGCCTGGGGCTATTGGTCCGCCACGACTGTGGATCGCGGACGATCGCCGCGCCGACTGACCCAATGTGCACCACTTCCGGTCAATATAgtgcagcaggaggaggaggaggagcagccatGCCtgccgcaacagcagcagcagcaagcgcagcagcaacagcaatcgCAGACCTGCCCCAGCACACCATCGGCCAATCAGCAGGGCAGTGGCAACTTGTGCTACAGCCCCACCTGTCGATCCCGCTGCTCGAGTCCTTGTCCAGGATCGCCGTGCGGCTCCATCACGCCGCCACCTCCGCCGATGCTCACGTCCTCGCAGCAGCACCTGCACTCCAATAAAAATTGCCCGGCTGCCCAGCAACTGATGACTCACCTGGATTACGCCGCTCGGAGACAATCGCTTGACCAGCTGGACAGTCCACAG TCCAAGTACTTTGACATTCAGGCCAACCAGCTGTCGGACATCATGTGCCGCGGTGCGGTGGTCAGTTCCATTCAGTCGGCGAACAACACGCTGACCCGTGGCGTATCGATGCACAGCCGGAGTGGCAGTGCCCACGGGAGTCACCATGGCAGCCACCACAGTCACAGTCATCATGGCAGTGCCCACGGATCGCTGGGCTGTTTGCAGGGCGGCgtgggagtgggcgtgggcgtgggcacAGGGAGTACGGGCAGCATTGGCATGATGTCGGCGGGACACATCGACACTGGAGACTACGATGTgccgcatccgcatccgtatACGCATCATTATATGCAGACGACGGCTTCGGTGACGCCGCCACATACGTCGCTCAGTCGTCCGGGATCGGCGGGCGCCGTGTGCCAGGGTCACGACTCTGGATCGGATTCCAGTCAGGGTTGCGGCGGATCCATCATGGGCGGCATGCTGGTCATGGGTCATCCGGGACACATGGGCAGCTTGGGTCACCACAGCGCCGGCAGCGGATCGCTGGGCAGGTGCTCGAGCAGGTGTCACAACACGAACACCACCACGACGGACGACTCAGGCggtggcagcagcggcggcggaggagtgCCGGGCACCATGAGCAGTGCCTCCATGGCGGTGGGAATGCCGGGAATGCTAATGGACTACCATCACAGTCACCACAGTGGCAGTGCCGGGAGTGGCCTAAACGGATGCGGCGGCGGTAGCATCGCTGGTGGAAGCATCGGGGGAAGGAGCAGTGTGCTGGGCACGATCCATAATGGACatggccatcatcatcagcagtaTCACCACGAGTGCATCCACTACGAGCGGCTGCCCATTCCCGTGCCCATACCTACTGTCCcgatgggcgtggcaccgccctcGCAGCAGATGTCACAGCACCAGCTTCAGTCGGAGGAGGAGATCGAGCCGGCCTATGCGACAG TATTCCCCAATGTTCCTCAAGCGCCGGGATTGTCCTGCGATGGCGAAGATC GCAGCATCTATCGACGCGGTGCTAGACGCTGGCGCAAGTTGTATCGCGTCAATGGACACATCTTCCAGGCCAAGCGTTTCAACCGG CGTGCTTTCTGTGCCTACTGCCAGGATCGAATCTGGGGACTGGGCCGTCAGGGTTTCAAGTGCATCCAGTGCAAGCTGCTGGTGCACAAGAAGTGCCATAAGCTGGTGCAGAAGCACTGCACCGACCAGCCGGAGCCGCTGGTCAAGGAGCGGGCGGAGGAGTCCAGTGACCCGATGCCGGTGCCTTTGCCGCCACTTCCATACGAGGCGATGGGCGGCGGAGCCGATGCCTGCGAGTCGCACGACCATGCGCACATAGTGGCGCCACCGCCACCGGAAGATCCATTGGAGCCGGGCACACAGCGCCAGTATTCGCTGAACGACTTCGAGCTGATACGGGTCATTGGACGCGGCAGCTATGCCAAGGTGCTGATGGTGGAGCTACGACGCACACGGCGCATCTACGCCATGAAGGTGATCAAGAAGGCGCTGGTCACCGACGACGAGGACATCGACTGGGTGCAAACGGAGAAGCATGTGTTCGAGACGGCCTCGAACCACCCGTTCCTGGTGGGGCTGCACTCGTGCTTCCAGACGCCCTCGCGGCTCTTCTTCGTCATCGAGTTTGTGCGCGGTGGCGATCTGATGTACCACATgcagcggcaacggcggctgccCGAGGAGCACGCCCGTTTCTATGCAGCCGAGATCAGTTTGGCGCTGAACTTCCTCCACGAGAAGGGCATCATTTATCGCGATCTGAAGCTGGACAATGTGCTGCTGGACCACGAGGGCCACATCAAGCTAACTGATTACGGCATGTGCAAGGAGGGCATCCGATCTGGGGACACCACCTCCACGTTCTGCGGCACACCCAACTACATTGCCCCTGAGATCCTGCGGGGCGAGGACTACGGTTTCTCGGTGGACTGGTGGGCACTAGGCGTCTTGCTCTACGAGATGTTGGCCGGGCGTAGTCCGTTTGATCTGGCGGGAGCCTCTGAGAATCCCGATCAG AACACTGAGGACTATCTGTTCCAAGTGATCCTGGAGAAGACCATTCGTATACCACGCTCGCTGAGCGTTCGTGCGGCCTCTGTCTTAAAAGGTTTCCTCAACAAGAATCCCGCTGACCGTTTGGGCTGCCATCGAGAGTCCGCGTTCATGGATATCGTCAGCCATCCCTTCTTTAAGAATATGGATTGGGAATTG CTTGAGCGCAAACAGGTCACGCCACCATTCAAGCCACGCCTAGACTCAGATCGCGACCTGGCCAATTTCCCGCCCGAGTTCACCGGCGAGGCCGTACAGTTGACCCCGGATGATGA TCATGTCATTGACAACATCGATCAATCCGAGTTCGAGGGTTTTGAGTATGTGAACCCCTTGCTGATGTCTCTGGAGGATTGCGTCTGA
- the LOC6530471 gene encoding atypical protein kinase C isoform X7, translated as MQKMPSQILNDGSSVSLNSMNMANAPNSITVKTAYNGQIIITTVNKNISYEELCYEIRNICRFPLDQPFTIKWVDEENDPCTISTKMELDEAIRLYEMNYDSQLVIHVFPNVPQAPGLSCDGEDRSIYRRGARRWRKLYRVNGHIFQAKRFNRRAFCAYCQDRIWGLGRQGFKCIQCKLLVHKKCHKLVQKHCTDQPEPLVKERAEESSDPMPVPLPPLPYEAMGGGADACESHDHAHIVAPPPPEDPLEPGTQRQYSLNDFELIRVIGRGSYAKVLMVELRRTRRIYAMKVIKKALVTDDEDIDWVQTEKHVFETASNHPFLVGLHSCFQTPSRLFFVIEFVRGGDLMYHMQRQRRLPEEHARFYAAEISLALNFLHEKGIIYRDLKLDNVLLDHEGHIKLTDYGMCKEGIRSGDTTSTFCGTPNYIAPEILRGEDYGFSVDWWALGVLLYEMLAGRSPFDLAGASENPDQNTEDYLFQVILEKTIRIPRSLSVRAASVLKGFLNKNPADRLGCHRESAFMDIVSHPFFKNMDWELLERKQVTPPFKPRLDSDRDLANFPPEFTGEAVQLTPDDDHVIDNIDQSEFEGFEYVNPLLMSLEDCV; from the exons ATGCAGAAAATGCCCTCGCAAATTCTGAACGACGGCAGCAGCGTCAGCTTGAATAGTATGAACATGGCCAATGCGCCCAATAGTATTACGGTGAAGACCGCCTACAATGGCCAGATCATCATCACGACTGTCAACAAGAATATCTCCTACGAGGAGCTCTGCTACGAGATTCGCAACATCTGTCGCTTTCCTCTGGATCAG CCCTTTACTATTAAATGGGTAGATGAGGAGAACGATCCCTGCACTATATCAACGAAGATGGAATTGGACGAGGCCATACGACTTTACGAAATGAACTACGATTCTCAATTAGTCATTCATG TATTCCCCAATGTTCCTCAAGCGCCGGGATTGTCCTGCGATGGCGAAGATC GCAGCATCTATCGACGCGGTGCTAGACGCTGGCGCAAGTTGTATCGCGTCAATGGACACATCTTCCAGGCCAAGCGTTTCAACCGG CGTGCTTTCTGTGCCTACTGCCAGGATCGAATCTGGGGACTGGGCCGTCAGGGTTTCAAGTGCATCCAGTGCAAGCTGCTGGTGCACAAGAAGTGCCATAAGCTGGTGCAGAAGCACTGCACCGACCAGCCGGAGCCGCTGGTCAAGGAGCGGGCGGAGGAGTCCAGTGACCCGATGCCGGTGCCTTTGCCGCCACTTCCATACGAGGCGATGGGCGGCGGAGCCGATGCCTGCGAGTCGCACGACCATGCGCACATAGTGGCGCCACCGCCACCGGAAGATCCATTGGAGCCGGGCACACAGCGCCAGTATTCGCTGAACGACTTCGAGCTGATACGGGTCATTGGACGCGGCAGCTATGCCAAGGTGCTGATGGTGGAGCTACGACGCACACGGCGCATCTACGCCATGAAGGTGATCAAGAAGGCGCTGGTCACCGACGACGAGGACATCGACTGGGTGCAAACGGAGAAGCATGTGTTCGAGACGGCCTCGAACCACCCGTTCCTGGTGGGGCTGCACTCGTGCTTCCAGACGCCCTCGCGGCTCTTCTTCGTCATCGAGTTTGTGCGCGGTGGCGATCTGATGTACCACATgcagcggcaacggcggctgccCGAGGAGCACGCCCGTTTCTATGCAGCCGAGATCAGTTTGGCGCTGAACTTCCTCCACGAGAAGGGCATCATTTATCGCGATCTGAAGCTGGACAATGTGCTGCTGGACCACGAGGGCCACATCAAGCTAACTGATTACGGCATGTGCAAGGAGGGCATCCGATCTGGGGACACCACCTCCACGTTCTGCGGCACACCCAACTACATTGCCCCTGAGATCCTGCGGGGCGAGGACTACGGTTTCTCGGTGGACTGGTGGGCACTAGGCGTCTTGCTCTACGAGATGTTGGCCGGGCGTAGTCCGTTTGATCTGGCGGGAGCCTCTGAGAATCCCGATCAG AACACTGAGGACTATCTGTTCCAAGTGATCCTGGAGAAGACCATTCGTATACCACGCTCGCTGAGCGTTCGTGCGGCCTCTGTCTTAAAAGGTTTCCTCAACAAGAATCCCGCTGACCGTTTGGGCTGCCATCGAGAGTCCGCGTTCATGGATATCGTCAGCCATCCCTTCTTTAAGAATATGGATTGGGAATTG CTTGAGCGCAAACAGGTCACGCCACCATTCAAGCCACGCCTAGACTCAGATCGCGACCTGGCCAATTTCCCGCCCGAGTTCACCGGCGAGGCCGTACAGTTGACCCCGGATGATGA TCATGTCATTGACAACATCGATCAATCCGAGTTCGAGGGTTTTGAGTATGTGAACCCCTTGCTGATGTCTCTGGAGGATTGCGTCTGA
- the LOC6530471 gene encoding atypical protein kinase C isoform X13 — translation MGKLACLFPNVPQAPGLSCDGEDRSIYRRGARRWRKLYRVNGHIFQAKRFNRRAFCAYCQDRIWGLGRQGFKCIQCKLLVHKKCHKLVQKHCTDQPEPLVKERAEESSDPMPVPLPPLPYEAMGGGADACESHDHAHIVAPPPPEDPLEPGTQRQYSLNDFELIRVIGRGSYAKVLMVELRRTRRIYAMKVIKKALVTDDEDIDWVQTEKHVFETASNHPFLVGLHSCFQTPSRLFFVIEFVRGGDLMYHMQRQRRLPEEHARFYAAEISLALNFLHEKGIIYRDLKLDNVLLDHEGHIKLTDYGMCKEGIRSGDTTSTFCGTPNYIAPEILRGEDYGFSVDWWALGVLLYEMLAGRSPFDLAGASENPDQNTEDYLFQVILEKTIRIPRSLSVRAASVLKGFLNKNPADRLGCHRESAFMDIVSHPFFKNMDWELLERKQVTPPFKPRLDSDRDLANFPPEFTGEAVQLTPDDDHVIDNIDQSEFEGFEYVNPLLMSLEDCV, via the exons ATGGGCAAACTAGCCTGCC TATTCCCCAATGTTCCTCAAGCGCCGGGATTGTCCTGCGATGGCGAAGATC GCAGCATCTATCGACGCGGTGCTAGACGCTGGCGCAAGTTGTATCGCGTCAATGGACACATCTTCCAGGCCAAGCGTTTCAACCGG CGTGCTTTCTGTGCCTACTGCCAGGATCGAATCTGGGGACTGGGCCGTCAGGGTTTCAAGTGCATCCAGTGCAAGCTGCTGGTGCACAAGAAGTGCCATAAGCTGGTGCAGAAGCACTGCACCGACCAGCCGGAGCCGCTGGTCAAGGAGCGGGCGGAGGAGTCCAGTGACCCGATGCCGGTGCCTTTGCCGCCACTTCCATACGAGGCGATGGGCGGCGGAGCCGATGCCTGCGAGTCGCACGACCATGCGCACATAGTGGCGCCACCGCCACCGGAAGATCCATTGGAGCCGGGCACACAGCGCCAGTATTCGCTGAACGACTTCGAGCTGATACGGGTCATTGGACGCGGCAGCTATGCCAAGGTGCTGATGGTGGAGCTACGACGCACACGGCGCATCTACGCCATGAAGGTGATCAAGAAGGCGCTGGTCACCGACGACGAGGACATCGACTGGGTGCAAACGGAGAAGCATGTGTTCGAGACGGCCTCGAACCACCCGTTCCTGGTGGGGCTGCACTCGTGCTTCCAGACGCCCTCGCGGCTCTTCTTCGTCATCGAGTTTGTGCGCGGTGGCGATCTGATGTACCACATgcagcggcaacggcggctgccCGAGGAGCACGCCCGTTTCTATGCAGCCGAGATCAGTTTGGCGCTGAACTTCCTCCACGAGAAGGGCATCATTTATCGCGATCTGAAGCTGGACAATGTGCTGCTGGACCACGAGGGCCACATCAAGCTAACTGATTACGGCATGTGCAAGGAGGGCATCCGATCTGGGGACACCACCTCCACGTTCTGCGGCACACCCAACTACATTGCCCCTGAGATCCTGCGGGGCGAGGACTACGGTTTCTCGGTGGACTGGTGGGCACTAGGCGTCTTGCTCTACGAGATGTTGGCCGGGCGTAGTCCGTTTGATCTGGCGGGAGCCTCTGAGAATCCCGATCAG AACACTGAGGACTATCTGTTCCAAGTGATCCTGGAGAAGACCATTCGTATACCACGCTCGCTGAGCGTTCGTGCGGCCTCTGTCTTAAAAGGTTTCCTCAACAAGAATCCCGCTGACCGTTTGGGCTGCCATCGAGAGTCCGCGTTCATGGATATCGTCAGCCATCCCTTCTTTAAGAATATGGATTGGGAATTG CTTGAGCGCAAACAGGTCACGCCACCATTCAAGCCACGCCTAGACTCAGATCGCGACCTGGCCAATTTCCCGCCCGAGTTCACCGGCGAGGCCGTACAGTTGACCCCGGATGATGA TCATGTCATTGACAACATCGATCAATCCGAGTTCGAGGGTTTTGAGTATGTGAACCCCTTGCTGATGTCTCTGGAGGATTGCGTCTGA
- the LOC6530471 gene encoding atypical protein kinase C isoform X3, whose amino-acid sequence MAWGYWSATTVDRGRSPRRLTQCAPLPVNIVQQEEEEEQPCLPQQQQQQAQQQQQSQTCPSTPSANQQGSGNLCYSPTCRSRCSSPCPGSPCGSITPPPPPMLTSSQQHLHSNKNCPAAQQLMTHLDYAARRQSLDQLDSPQANQLSDIMCRGAVVSSIQSANNTLTRGVSMHSRSGSAHGSHHGSHHSHSHHGSAHGSLGCLQGGVGVGVGVGTGSTGSIGMMSAGHIDTGDYDVPHPHPYTHHYMQTTASVTPPHTSLSRPGSAGAVCQGHDSGSDSSQGCGGSIMGGMLVMGHPGHMGSLGHHSAGSGSLGRCSSRCHNTNTTTTDDSGGGSSGGGGVPGTMSSASMAVGMPGMLMDYHHSHHSGSAGSGLNGCGGGSIAGGSIGGRSSVLGTIHNGHGHHHQQYHHECIHYERLPIPVPIPTVPMGVAPPSQQMSQHQLQSEEEIEPAYATVFPNVPQAPGLSCDGEDRSIYRRGARRWRKLYRVNGHIFQAKRFNRRAFCAYCQDRIWGLGRQGFKCIQCKLLVHKKCHKLVQKHCTDQPEPLVKERAEESSDPMPVPLPPLPYEAMGGGADACESHDHAHIVAPPPPEDPLEPGTQRQYSLNDFELIRVIGRGSYAKVLMVELRRTRRIYAMKVIKKALVTDDEDIDWVQTEKHVFETASNHPFLVGLHSCFQTPSRLFFVIEFVRGGDLMYHMQRQRRLPEEHARFYAAEISLALNFLHEKGIIYRDLKLDNVLLDHEGHIKLTDYGMCKEGIRSGDTTSTFCGTPNYIAPEILRGEDYGFSVDWWALGVLLYEMLAGRSPFDLAGASENPDQNTEDYLFQVILEKTIRIPRSLSVRAASVLKGFLNKNPADRLGCHRESAFMDIVSHPFFKNMDWELIAQKEVQPPYIPNIDTGDPYVTSNFDVQFTQEPAVLTPDDPHVIDNIDQSEFEGFEYVNPLLMSLEDCV is encoded by the exons ATGGCCTGGGGCTATTGGTCCGCCACGACTGTGGATCGCGGACGATCGCCGCGCCGACTGACCCAATGTGCACCACTTCCGGTCAATATAgtgcagcaggaggaggaggaggagcagccatGCCtgccgcaacagcagcagcagcaagcgcagcagcaacagcaatcgCAGACCTGCCCCAGCACACCATCGGCCAATCAGCAGGGCAGTGGCAACTTGTGCTACAGCCCCACCTGTCGATCCCGCTGCTCGAGTCCTTGTCCAGGATCGCCGTGCGGCTCCATCACGCCGCCACCTCCGCCGATGCTCACGTCCTCGCAGCAGCACCTGCACTCCAATAAAAATTGCCCGGCTGCCCAGCAACTGATGACTCACCTGGATTACGCCGCTCGGAGACAATCGCTTGACCAGCTGGACAGTCCACAG GCCAACCAGCTGTCGGACATCATGTGCCGCGGTGCGGTGGTCAGTTCCATTCAGTCGGCGAACAACACGCTGACCCGTGGCGTATCGATGCACAGCCGGAGTGGCAGTGCCCACGGGAGTCACCATGGCAGCCACCACAGTCACAGTCATCATGGCAGTGCCCACGGATCGCTGGGCTGTTTGCAGGGCGGCgtgggagtgggcgtgggcgtgggcacAGGGAGTACGGGCAGCATTGGCATGATGTCGGCGGGACACATCGACACTGGAGACTACGATGTgccgcatccgcatccgtatACGCATCATTATATGCAGACGACGGCTTCGGTGACGCCGCCACATACGTCGCTCAGTCGTCCGGGATCGGCGGGCGCCGTGTGCCAGGGTCACGACTCTGGATCGGATTCCAGTCAGGGTTGCGGCGGATCCATCATGGGCGGCATGCTGGTCATGGGTCATCCGGGACACATGGGCAGCTTGGGTCACCACAGCGCCGGCAGCGGATCGCTGGGCAGGTGCTCGAGCAGGTGTCACAACACGAACACCACCACGACGGACGACTCAGGCggtggcagcagcggcggcggaggagtgCCGGGCACCATGAGCAGTGCCTCCATGGCGGTGGGAATGCCGGGAATGCTAATGGACTACCATCACAGTCACCACAGTGGCAGTGCCGGGAGTGGCCTAAACGGATGCGGCGGCGGTAGCATCGCTGGTGGAAGCATCGGGGGAAGGAGCAGTGTGCTGGGCACGATCCATAATGGACatggccatcatcatcagcagtaTCACCACGAGTGCATCCACTACGAGCGGCTGCCCATTCCCGTGCCCATACCTACTGTCCcgatgggcgtggcaccgccctcGCAGCAGATGTCACAGCACCAGCTTCAGTCGGAGGAGGAGATCGAGCCGGCCTATGCGACAG TATTCCCCAATGTTCCTCAAGCGCCGGGATTGTCCTGCGATGGCGAAGATC GCAGCATCTATCGACGCGGTGCTAGACGCTGGCGCAAGTTGTATCGCGTCAATGGACACATCTTCCAGGCCAAGCGTTTCAACCGG CGTGCTTTCTGTGCCTACTGCCAGGATCGAATCTGGGGACTGGGCCGTCAGGGTTTCAAGTGCATCCAGTGCAAGCTGCTGGTGCACAAGAAGTGCCATAAGCTGGTGCAGAAGCACTGCACCGACCAGCCGGAGCCGCTGGTCAAGGAGCGGGCGGAGGAGTCCAGTGACCCGATGCCGGTGCCTTTGCCGCCACTTCCATACGAGGCGATGGGCGGCGGAGCCGATGCCTGCGAGTCGCACGACCATGCGCACATAGTGGCGCCACCGCCACCGGAAGATCCATTGGAGCCGGGCACACAGCGCCAGTATTCGCTGAACGACTTCGAGCTGATACGGGTCATTGGACGCGGCAGCTATGCCAAGGTGCTGATGGTGGAGCTACGACGCACACGGCGCATCTACGCCATGAAGGTGATCAAGAAGGCGCTGGTCACCGACGACGAGGACATCGACTGGGTGCAAACGGAGAAGCATGTGTTCGAGACGGCCTCGAACCACCCGTTCCTGGTGGGGCTGCACTCGTGCTTCCAGACGCCCTCGCGGCTCTTCTTCGTCATCGAGTTTGTGCGCGGTGGCGATCTGATGTACCACATgcagcggcaacggcggctgccCGAGGAGCACGCCCGTTTCTATGCAGCCGAGATCAGTTTGGCGCTGAACTTCCTCCACGAGAAGGGCATCATTTATCGCGATCTGAAGCTGGACAATGTGCTGCTGGACCACGAGGGCCACATCAAGCTAACTGATTACGGCATGTGCAAGGAGGGCATCCGATCTGGGGACACCACCTCCACGTTCTGCGGCACACCCAACTACATTGCCCCTGAGATCCTGCGGGGCGAGGACTACGGTTTCTCGGTGGACTGGTGGGCACTAGGCGTCTTGCTCTACGAGATGTTGGCCGGGCGTAGTCCGTTTGATCTGGCGGGAGCCTCTGAGAATCCCGATCAG AACACTGAGGACTATCTGTTCCAAGTGATCCTGGAGAAGACCATTCGTATACCACGCTCGCTGAGCGTTCGTGCGGCCTCTGTCTTAAAAGGTTTCCTCAACAAGAATCCCGCTGACCGTTTGGGCTGCCATCGAGAGTCCGCGTTCATGGATATCGTCAGCCATCCCTTCTTTAAGAATATGGATTGGGAATTG ATAGCTCAAAAGGAGGTGCAACCGCCTTATATACCCAACATAGACACGGGAGATCCGTATGTGACAAGCAATTTTGATGTGCAATTTACCCAAGAACCGGCTGTGCTAACGCCAGATGATCC TCATGTCATTGACAACATCGATCAATCCGAGTTCGAGGGTTTTGAGTATGTGAACCCCTTGCTGATGTCTCTGGAGGATTGCGTCTGA